The genome window GACGTCCTTCGTACGCGACTTCACTCGGAAGCTGTACAGCAGGCGATGATAGTCGTACGGATTGCCGTCCAGGTGGTGCACGGCGAGATCGATCTTGTACGTGCCCTCGACCAGGTCGAGGCGTTCGATGCGAAAGACGACTTCCTGTACGCCGACGACCTCGCGAATCTGCAACTCTTCCATGTTGGTGTTCGTGCCGTAGCAGCAGACGCCTTCCGTGTTGAACAGCCCGAAGCCGAACACGACGCCGGTGACCGGCTTGAGCGCGCGCACGTTCAGGCGGATCGCCATGGCGTCGCCGGCCTGGAACACCTGCTTGGGCGCGCCGTCGGCGCCGAGGATCGTGACGTTCGAGATTTCCACCTCGCGCGATCCCCACCTCCCTTCGCTCGCCTTGAACATGTCGGCCGGCGCTTCGCCGGCTGCTGTCGGATTCTCCGGCTGGGGCCCCTCGCCCGACTGCCCGCCGCTCGTCGCCGCGGCTGCCAGGGCGGCATCGCGGGCACGCGCGTCGCTCGCGGCCAGCTGTTTCTCCTCGCTCTTCGCGACGTCCGCGTAGTAGGCCGAGACCACGCGCCGGGGGTCGCCTTCCCCCCGCATGCTCCCGCTGTCCAGCCACAGCACGTCGTCGCAGAACCGCTCGACCAGACCGAGCGAGTGCGTCACGAGCAGGATGGTCTTGCCTCGCCGGCGGAACTCCGCGAACTTGTCGAGGCACTTGTGGGTGAACGCTTCGTCGCCGACGGCCAGCACCTCGTCGATCAGCAGCACGTCGGGGTCGACGTTGATGGCGACGGCGAACCCGAGGCGCATGTACATGCCAGACGAGTACGTCTTCACCGGGGCGTCGATGAAATCCGTCAGTTCGGCGAAGTCGACGATCTCGTCGAAGCGGCGCGCCACCTCGCGCTTGGTGAGGCCGAGCATGATGCCGTTGATGAAGACATTCTCGCGGCCGGAGATCTCCGGGTGGAAACCGGCGCCCAACTCGATCAGCGCGGAGATGCGGCCCTCGACGGACACGCGGCCCTCGGTCGGCTTGGTGATGCCGGCCACCAGCTTGAGCATCGTGCTCTTGCCAGACCCGTTTCGGCCGATGATGCCGTAGGTCGTGCCCTTGCGCACCTTGAACGAGACGTCCTTGACGGCTGCGAACGTCTCGTTGGGGTGCAAGTCGCGCAGGACCGTGCCCTTGAGCAGCGCGCTCTTGAGCGTGGCGAACTGGCGGCGATTCGAGAACCGCCGGTAGACCTTCGTGACACCCGTCGCTTCAATCGAATACATGGCTGGCGATCACACTTCTTCGGCGAACGAATCCCGCAGGCGGTCGAACAGGAAGTAGCCTGCGAAGAACAGCGCGATCGACGCGGCCAGGAGGATGAGCAAGCCCTTCCAGTGGCCGAACGAGCCCGGCGGCGTCGAGGGGTAGAACAGGATCTCCTGGTACGAGATCGCCAGGTGCGTGAACGGGTTCAGGTTCAGCAGTGTTCGCTGCAACGATCCCTTCTCGACCTGCGTCATCGGATAGATGATCGGCGTCGCAAAGAACCAGAACGTCACGAGGTTCGACAGGATGTCCTTGATGTCGCGGAAGTGCACCGTCAGCGCCGACACGATCAGCGCAATGCCCGTCGTCAGGATCAGCTGCGTCAGCAGCACCACCGGGAACCACAGCACCTCCGGGAACTCGATCGGCCGCCGGTAATAAATGAGGAAGATGATCAGGATCGGCAGGCCGAACAGGAAGTGCACGAGGTTCGAAAGCACGGTGACGATTGGCAGCACTTCGGCCGGGAACAGGACCTTCTTGATCAGGTTGCCGCCGGCGATCAGCACGTTGGCCGACTCGAGCACGGACGAAGAGAACCAGGTCCACGGCAGGATGCCGCAGAAGAGGAAGAGGGCGTACGGCTGCGTCTCGGGCGCGCGGTTCGGCAGGACCACTGCGAAGACGAACGAATACACGAGCAGGAGCAGCAGCGGGTTGATGAACGACCAGAAGAAGCCGAGCACCGACCCGCGATACCGGGCCTTCAGATCCCGAGCGACGAGGCTCTGGATCAGTCCGCGGTAACGGACGAGCTGCGAGAGGTTGTGGAACATGGAGTCACAGTCTCACGATCACCGCCGTGATATTGTCCGGCCCGCCGGCGAGGTTCGCGGCATGCACGAGTGCATCGCACACGCAGCCGCCACCGGTCCCCTCGTCCGCCGTGTCCTGCTCGACGATCCCCTCCATCTGGGCGTCGGTGAGGACGCCGCACAGTCCGTCGGTGCAGAGGAGGAGGCGGTCGCCTTCGGACGCGGGTACCCAGCCGAACTCGGCCTCCGGTTCCGCACCGCCCGCCAGCGCGCGCGTCAGCAGGTTGCGCCGCGGGTGCGCCCGCGCTTCCTGCGGCGTGAAGGCGCCGGCGCGCATCTGCTCTTCGACCCACGAGTGATCGTTGGTCAGGCGGTCGAGGCGTCCGCCGCGGAACCGATAGATCCGGCTGTCGCCGACATGGCAGATCGTGACGCCGCGTACCGGCGATTTCGGTCCGTTCGCGTCGCCGGGCACGAGGACCGTCGCAATCGTCGTGGCCATTCCCTGCCGTCCGCGCGCGGATTCGATCTCGATGCGGATGCGCGCGTTCGCGAGGTGCAGCGCCCAGTTGAGGCGATTGCCGTCCACGCCGAGGCCCGGCTGGTATTCGAACGGCCACGTCGTGTCCTCGTCCCAGCCCTTCGTGTCGGCCACCGCCGATTCGATCGCATCCACGGCGGCACGCGACGCAATCTCGCCGGCCTCATAGCCACCGACACCATCGG of Vicinamibacterales bacterium contains these proteins:
- a CDS encoding ABC transporter ATP-binding protein — its product is MYSIEATGVTKVYRRFSNRRQFATLKSALLKGTVLRDLHPNETFAAVKDVSFKVRKGTTYGIIGRNGSGKSTMLKLVAGITKPTEGRVSVEGRISALIELGAGFHPEISGRENVFINGIMLGLTKREVARRFDEIVDFAELTDFIDAPVKTYSSGMYMRLGFAVAINVDPDVLLIDEVLAVGDEAFTHKCLDKFAEFRRRGKTILLVTHSLGLVERFCDDVLWLDSGSMRGEGDPRRVVSAYYADVAKSEEKQLAASDARARDAALAAAATSGGQSGEGPQPENPTAAGEAPADMFKASEGRWGSREVEISNVTILGADGAPKQVFQAGDAMAIRLNVRALKPVTGVVFGFGLFNTEGVCCYGTNTNMEELQIREVVGVQEVVFRIERLDLVEGTYKIDLAVHHLDGNPYDYHRLLYSFRVKSRTKDVGIYRPPHTWEFSKDIQIRHGVRRDDPTEPVSDDPTHQTT
- a CDS encoding ABC transporter permease, with product MFHNLSQLVRYRGLIQSLVARDLKARYRGSVLGFFWSFINPLLLLLVYSFVFAVVLPNRAPETQPYALFLFCGILPWTWFSSSVLESANVLIAGGNLIKKVLFPAEVLPIVTVLSNLVHFLFGLPILIIFLIYYRRPIEFPEVLWFPVVLLTQLILTTGIALIVSALTVHFRDIKDILSNLVTFWFFATPIIYPMTQVEKGSLQRTLLNLNPFTHLAISYQEILFYPSTPPGSFGHWKGLLILLAASIALFFAGYFLFDRLRDSFAEEV
- a CDS encoding protein phosphatase 2C domain-containing protein — protein: MSLSCCASSHTGMRRETNEDSYCARVDLGLFVVADGVGGYEAGEIASRAAVDAIESAVADTKGWDEDTTWPFEYQPGLGVDGNRLNWALHLANARIRIEIESARGRQGMATTIATVLVPGDANGPKSPVRGVTICHVGDSRIYRFRGGRLDRLTNDHSWVEEQMRAGAFTPQEARAHPRRNLLTRALAGGAEPEAEFGWVPASEGDRLLLCTDGLCGVLTDAQMEGIVEQDTADEGTGGGCVCDALVHAANLAGGPDNITAVIVRL